Part of the Mytilus edulis chromosome 9, xbMytEdul2.2, whole genome shotgun sequence genome, CATTTAAACACGCTTGAAAAACAATCGACAAGAATTAACAACGTGAACTGcacaaaacaaacaattatcACAAGAAATTGTAAACAATCTCATTTATGGATATTGTATATAAGTTATTACCCGTTTCAATACTTCTGAATATACAGAAATGAACTAACATGAACAAGCACATTCCGTAATGATAGGATATTGTATTTCTATCCATTTACACTTTCTGTCTGTATTCCAGTCTTTGCAATGCCATCGTAACAATGTTAGTGgtttagaactttttgtcttgCATTGCATCCCTGGAGGAATAGAACAACTTCGGCCTTTATAACACGATCCTTCTTTTATCCACCTCGGCCAAAACCGGATGCCTAAATCCTTCCATTTGTACATAAGTGGACAATGTGTATAGTTCCATAAATATTTTTGCATTAACTTTTTAGTTCTTTTATCAACTCCTAATTTTTTAACAATGTCATCTCCAAATGTAATTTTGTGACCGAAGTCTTTAATAAATTCTGGTCGACGTCCTTTTGGTCGTCCTTTCCGGAATCGTATATTTAACATTCCATCTGGATGAAAAATATGTTCTAATGGTTTTACAACTTGCATAAAATTTCTGTCAAATTTTTTTCCTAACATTTTTCTATTTGCTTTATAGTCTAAATCCTGCGGACTAGGATCGAATGCTCGGTCCGGATTTTCGTGAAGTGGTGGAATGGGAAGTTCGTCTGATGGCGACGGTCGAGATCCTGTGTGAAAGTTGATGTCATTTATATTATCGTTGTCGGGTATGTGAGCATCTACTGCTCTTAGTCTGTCTAAATACTGCTTGTTTGAGGAAGCAGACTCCACTTT contains:
- the LOC139487665 gene encoding noggin-2-like, translated to MNLTSILQVIFVNYYCVLIWMIIKVESASSNKQYLDRLRAVDAHIPDNDNINDINFHTGSRPSPSDELPIPPLHENPDRAFDPSPQDLDYKANRKMLGKKFDRNFMQVVKPLEHIFHPDGMLNIRFRKGRPKGRRPEFIKDFGHKITFGDDIVKKLGVDKRTKKLMQKYLWNYTHCPLMYKWKDLGIRFWPRWIKEGSCYKGRSCSIPPGMQCKTKSSKPLTLLRWHCKDWNTDRKCKWIEIQYPIITECACSC